GGTACTTGAAGATTGTGTGGAGGTACTTCAAAGTCGTGTTGAGGTACTTGAAGATCGTGTGGAGGTACTTCAAAGTCGTGTTGAGGTACTTTGAAATCGTGTGGAAGTACTTCAATGTGGTGTTGAGGTACTTTGAAATCGTGTTGGAGTATTAAATGATGGGTTTCCTTAGCTTAACCTAACCTACAGTGAAGGCGATCGCACTGAGTAAAGAAGTCTGTGCCTCCCTCAATCCTGCTTCAGCGATCGCTCGTTTTCCCCAAAAAGTTTGTCAAGCTGTTGTCTAAGCGTCAACGGGCAATAGAATAATCGGAATATGTGTCCGAAAAGTGTGAAAATCATTATCAGTGGTGAGGATGCTGTAGCTGCGACGATGAGCAACTGCACAAATCAAAAAATCAGTATTTGAACCCTGGATACCATTGCTGCGGCAGGTATTGAAAAACTCTGCGGCGATTTCGTAATCTTCAGCTATGAGTTCTAAATCTCTTAAAGCTCGCAGGTAATCTCGCAGACGGGTAAACTGTTCAAAATTGCGAATTCCAGACAGAATTTCTTGGCGAATTGCGCCAAGCATTACAACTTGGTCATCAGTGATTAAATTCTGCAATATTGCGATCGCAGGGGAAGAATCAGGTGGCGTTCTCCGACGCAGAGCCAGTGACCAAACAGAAGTATCAACAATTACACTCATGTTTGCTGACGTTGGTGTTTGTAGTCATAGCCTTCGTCATAATCGATAGTACCAAAGAGTTCTAACACTTTCAGCCGCTTGCGACGTTGAATATATTCGCGCAGTGCTGTTTCCACCAGGGAATCAATGCTCACCTGGTCATCAAGTGCCAACGCCTCTTGTAGTAAAGCTTCGTTTATGTTGAGTGGTGTAGCCACAATTAATTCTGAGCTAACAACTGACTAAATCGATAGTAGCGCACCCTGCTATGAGCGAGCGCTCTTTTTCCCAACTATGCGATCGCTGTTCTCCCATTTCCTCAAATTTGATCGCCCGTCCTACTGCGATCGCTTACAACTATCTCAACTATGAGCGATCGCTCAAGAGAATCAGAAAGCGATCGCTCCTCAAAATAAGAAGGCGATCGCACTGAGGTACTTTCAAGCCATGTTGGAGTATTAGATGATGAGTTTCCCTAGCTTAACCCTACCTATGGCAAAGGCGATACCTTTGGTCAGTTTCACTAACGCACTGAAAGGTATCATAAATAGAATTCAACTATAAGTCTTTGCTAAATGTGCGATCGCCCTTTGACTCACTTTTCAAGATACGATCGCAAAACCAAGTTAATCCAGGGAAAAAGTGTTATGGGGGTTTGGTGCTAAAATATAAGCTTTTAATTTTTTCATAAATCAAACCCGAATCATATAAATTTCCATATAGATTAAAGATTTATAAGTAATAGCGATTACTGTATAAATTTTTAACAAACTTAGTTTGAAATAACAGTAAATTTACGGCAGCTATTATTGATTTGTAACGGCAAATATACTACATTGCACATGGATTCGCTGTTACAGAAATTGTTTCAGGTGTGCGGCGATCGCTTCATGCAGACGTTTACGCGATCGGGATGCTGGTTTGGGGAAATTTTTGTAAGTAGCTAAACAAAAGTGTTTAAGGTGCGTTGTCACACAGCGCAACACACCCTACGAAACTACAAATGAATTTAATTTTAGGAGCTTTAAATGCTAAGTTGTGAAGCTACATTGCCTGCGATCGCTTCGCCAGTGACAATTCTCAACCCAACAGCCCCTGTAGTGAGTGATGGCTTAACTCCATTGCACGCTGCGGTTGCCTTTGTCGATGCCGCCCTCCCTGACTATCAAACCCTGGTGGATGGGTTAAGTGCCAACACAGCCATCTATCTGCTCGACCCCGCTAGCGATGGACTGGGACAAATCAGCCAGGTATTAGCAGGCTACAGCAACCTCGCTAGCGTGCAAATCTTCTCCCACGGCAGCGAGGCAGCCTTGCAACTAGGCAACACGCATCTGAACAGCGACACATTACTCGACTATGCCGATACCTTACAGTACTGGTCAAGCGCCCTGAGCGAAACAGGCGACCTGCTATTTTATGGTTGTAACCTAGCAGCCAATAGTGCCGGACAAGCATTTGTCAGCCAGATTGCCGCCCTCACTGGGGCGGATGTTGCCGCCTCCACAGACTTAACAGGTAGTAGCGCTCAGGGCGGCGATTGGGAATTGGAATTTAGCACGGGCAGCATTGAAGCCTTAGATAACTTAGCACCTTGGGCACAGTCTGCCTATGAAAATGTGCTAGCAACCTACGTCGTCAACGCCCTAGGCGATACCGATGATGGCAACCCCACCAACGGCACAACGACTCTGCGAGAAGCAGTGAATTTGGCAAATGCCAATGCAGGTGCAGATCTCATCACCTTTAACTTGGCTGCCAACTCAACCATCACCTTGTCGAGCGAACTGGTATTAACCGACAAAGCCGAAACGAAAATCGACGGTAGCAATGTTAGCGGATTAACAATTAGCGGTGGCGGTGCTACAAGAGTATTGCAAGTGGACTTTGGCGCAGCCGCTGCCTTGAATCGGCTGACAATCAGCGGCGGGAACAGTAGTGGGTTACTCGGCGGCGGCATTTACAACAACGGCACGCTGACACTGAGCAACAGCACCATTTCCAGCAACTCCGCAGATAGCGGCGGCGGCATTTACAACAACGGCACGCTGACATTGAGTAACAGCACCATCTCTAGCAACTCTGCAAATAGCGGTGGCGGCATTTACAACAATGGCACGCTGACAGCAACTAACAACACTATCTTTGGCAACTCCACTGCTGGATTAGGCGGTGGCATTTCAAACTATGGCACGCTGACAGCAACTAACAACACTATCTTTGGCAACTCCGCAGATACTGGTGGCGGCATTTTCAACTACACTGGCAAGGCGAGTGTCAGCAACAGCATTGTGGCAGGCAATACTGCCGCATTTGGCAGGGAAATTTACTTTGTTTCCCCAGCGATTTCTGGTGGCAACAACCTGTTTGGTTTCAGCGGCGATAGCGGCTTGTCGGATGTAGCGACACTCAGCACCGACATCACCCCTACCGTTGCCCTCAACCAAATTCTTGACACCACCCTCAAGGACAACGGCGGCCCCACCAAAACCCTAGCGCTAGTTGCAGGTAGCCCCGCCATTGATGCAGGCAACACCACCCTCATCATTGACCAACGCGGCATTGCCCGTCCCCAAGGTATTGCCAGTGACATCGGTGCCTTTGAAGTTGCGCGAGCAGCCTACGTCGTCAACGCCCTAGGGGACAGCGATGATGGCAACCCCACCAACGGCACAACGACTCTGCGGGAAGCAGTGAATTTGGCAAATGCCAATGCAGGTGCAGATCTCATCACCTTTAACCTGGCTGCCAACTCAACCATC
The genomic region above belongs to Calothrix sp. NIES-2098 and contains:
- a CDS encoding alanyl-tRNA synthetase → MATPLNINEALLQEALALDDQVSIDSLVETALREYIQRRKRLKVLELFGTIDYDEGYDYKHQRQQT
- a CDS encoding putative PilT protein — translated: MSVIVDTSVWSLALRRRTPPDSSPAIAILQNLITDDQVVMLGAIRQEILSGIRNFEQFTRLRDYLRALRDLELIAEDYEIAAEFFNTCRSNGIQGSNTDFLICAVAHRRSYSILTTDNDFHTFRTHIPIILLPVDA